DNA from Pseudomonas putida:
CCCGCCCGAGCCCGAACCGCACCCAGGCGAGCTCAGCGAGGAAGACGCCAGCCTGCTGGCCGCCGCCAATATCCTGGTGGTGGATGACAGCCAGGTCGCTTTGCAACAGTCGATCCACACCCTGCGCAACCTGGGCATCGAGTGCCATACCGCGCGCAGCGCCAAGGATGCGATCAATCTGCTGCTGGAACTGCAAGGTACCGACCGGGAGATCAACATCATCGTCTCGGACATCGAGATGTCCGAGATGGACGGCTATGCCTTCACCCGCACCCTGCGCGAAAGCCCGGACTTCCAGCACCTCTATGTACTGCTGCACACGTCGCTGGACAGCACCATGAGCGGTGAGAAAGCCAAGTTGGCTGGCGCCAACGCCATCCTCACCAAGTTCTCCTCGCCGGAGCTGACCGATTGTCTGGTGGTGGCAGCACGGGCCGTGGTCTTCGCCGAGCACTGATATAGTCAGCGACAATTTCCCTGGCTTGCTGCCAGGGATGACTCGGGCATAATTCGCGCCCTTCGGTTGTTTTGTTGCCGGTACCCTGTATGAAGCTTCTCAGCACCCTCCTGATCGCCTGTGCCTTCGCCAGCAGTGCGGCCCAGGCCTCCAGCAGCCAAGCCTGGAATGAACAACGCCAACAGATGCTCAAGGGCTGCCTGGCCGCCAGCCAGCTCAAAGATGCCCACGCCCGCGGCAAGCCCGCGGAGTTCGACGACCAGGTGGGCTACAGTGCCCTGCTGATCGAAGGCGTCTACCCGCAAAAACACATGCAGCAGCGCACCGGCACCGAGCTGTGCCTGTATGACCGCCAGCGCCATCAGGCCTTCGTCAGCGAATGGAGCCCGGGCGCGCCGTGAGCGACAGCATTCGTTTCGCCTGCACCGGCTGTGGCAAGTGCTGCACCGGCCACCATGTGCCCCTGACCCTGGACGAAACCCGCCAATGGGCGGCCAACGGCGGCCAGGTGGTGGTACTGATCGAAGGGTTCGTCTGCGATGGCCCCGGCATGCCGGCCGAGCAGCGCGACCATGTGCTGCGCCGGGCCTACCCGGTCGACTGTGGCACGGCCCGGCTGCACGTTTCGGTCACCTTCGCCGCCTTCAACCCAGGCCGCTGCCGCAACCTGGACGACAACGACCTGTGCACCATCTATGAAACCCGCCCGTTGGTGTGCCGCATCTACCCGGCCGAGATCAATCCTCACCTGCCCCTGCGCTCGGAAAACAAAGACTGCCCACCCCAAGCCTGGCAGCAAGGCCCGACGCTGATCCACGGCCAGTCGCTGGTGGATCCGCAGTTGCGCGCGCTGATCGAAGCCTCGCGCCAGGCCGACCGAGACGACATCGCCGCCAAGGTTGCCATCTGCCAGGCCCTGGGCATGACCACCAGCGCGCTCAAGGGCAACGGTTTTACGGCCTACCTCCCCGCCATGGAAGCATTCGCCACCGCCCTGGAACAGGTACCGGCCGACAACCAGGCGCCCTGGACCTTGCACATCGAAGCCCCGATCCTGGCACAGGAGTCGGCAGCGCTCGGCCTTCTGACCACCGCCGAGCCGCCCCTCTACTACGCCTTCATCGGTTTCTGATTCACTGGCACCGACGCCAGAACTCATCGGCCAGGCGCCGCAGATCCATCGCCAGATCCGCCACGTCCGTTGCACTGGCATGGCTGCGCTGGCCGACATCGACCGTCGCCTCGCTGGCTTGGCGGATGCTGATGATGTTGCGGTTGATGTTCTCGCTCACCTGGCTCTGCTGCTCCACCGCAGCCGCGATCTGCAGGCTCATTTCATTGATCTGGTTGACCCGTGCGCTGATGCCATCGAGCGCACCACTGGCCAATTGCGCCTGCTCGACGCTATGCCCGGCATGGCTGCTGCTCTGGCGCATCACCTGCACCGCGGCGCGAGCCCCTTCCTGCAGCGTGCCGATCATGCGCTGGATCTCGTGGGTCGACTGGGTCGTGCGCTGCGCCAGGCCACGCACTTCGTCGGCCACCACAGCGAACCCGCGGCCCTGGTCGCCCGCCCGGGCGGCCTCGATGGCTGCATTGAGCGCCAGCAGGTTGGTCTGCTCGGCGATGCCCCGGATCACATCGAGCACCCCGGAAATATCGCTGCTGTGCTGTTCCAGTTGATGGACCGCATCACTGGCTTCGACCAGCGAACCGGCCAGGTCCTGAATCGCGCAGCGATTGCGATCGACCACCTGGTGACCGGCCTGGGTTTCATCCTCGGCCTGGTTGGCCGCCACGGACGCCAACTGCGCACTGCTGGCAACCTGGGCGACACTGGCGCTCATCTGGTGAATGGCGGTGGCCACCTGGTCAGCCTCTTCCTGCTGCTCCAGGCTGTTGGCGTGGCTGGCCTGCAATGCCTGCACCAACGAGCCGGAATGCCCTGCCAGGCGCGCCGAGGTATCGCCGATACGCCCCACCACCGCACCCAGCTGGGCCTTGAGCATGCGCATGGCGAACTCGATCTGGCCGATGGCATCGCGCCGCCCGGTGTACAGCTGCTGGCTCAGCGGGTTGTCGGCAATGGCCAAGGCTTGCTGACGCAAGCGTTCGAAGGGACGTAGCTGCCAGAACAGCAGCGCACTGCTGGCCCCGGCCGCAAGCATGATTTCCATCAGCGAGCTCCAAAGCGACAGCCCCTGCCAGCCGTGACCGACGCCGACCACCAGCGCCAGAGCGGCCGTCACACCCAGCGACAACCGCAGCCCCAGACCAAGCACCGGCAGACGCGCGCGCCAGTTACGCTGCCCTTCGCGCATCTGCTGGTAGCAACGCTCGGCCGCCGCCACCTGCTCGGCGCTGGGCCGAGTGCGCACCGACTGGTACTCGATGGTTCGCCCACCGCTGCTGATCGGCGAAACGAACGCGCTGACCCAATAGTGGTCGCCGTTCTTGCAGCGGTTCTTCACCAACCCCATCCAGGAGCGCCCCGCCGTGAGCGCGCCCCACATCTGCTCGAACGCCTGGGGCGGCATGTCCGGGTGACGCACGATATGGTGTGCATGGCCCAACAATTCATCACGGGTGAACCCACTGATTCGCACGAAATCGTCGTTGGCATAGGTGATACGGCTGTCCAGGTCGGTGGTGGACAGGATGTTGGCATCGCCGGGGTAATCCACTTGGCGACCGGTAACAGGCAAATTGCACTTCATCGGAGGCACTCGTTGTTGTTGTAGGGAAAATCGGCAGGGCGTTCGACTCTAGGGGCAATGACTGACAAAACATTGATCCAGAGCAGCATATTGGCAATTGGCCACTAACCAGCTGAAACTGACAGGTCTGTCAGCCAGGCGTCACGCTCTCGACCCGATCCAGGCGCTATAACCTGAAACAGTGAAGAACCGCTTTTCTCCCTTTCGGCTACGGTGCCCGATCCGATGCGACATCCGTCCCGCTCTCTCGTCTTTGCCGCCCTGAGCATCCTGGCCCTGGCCACGTTGGGCGGGTGGCTGAGCCAACGCCAGGCGCCGCCGGGGGCTCGTGCGCAGGTAGCCATTCCGGTGCGCGTGGTCAGCGTCGTCCAGCAGGACGTGCCTCGCTACGCCAGTGCCCTCGGCTCGGTGCTGTCGCTGCACAGTGTCGAAGTGCGTCCGCAGGTCGAGGGCGTACTGACCCAGGTGCTGGTCAAGGAAGGCCAGTGGGTGAAGGAGGGCGACCTGCTAGCCACCCTCGATGACCGCGCGATCAGCGCCAGCCTTGACCAGGCCCGCGCCCAGCTTGGCCAAAGCCAGGCACAGCTGCAGGTGGCCGGCGTCGACCTCAAGCGCTACCGCTTGCTGAGCACCGACGATGGGGTATCCAAACAGACCCTCGACCAGCAGCAGGCCTTGGTCAACCAGTTGCAGGCCACGGTGAAGGGCAACCAGGCGGCCATCGCCAACGCCCAGGTCCAGCTCTCCTACACGCAGATCCGCTCGCCGGTGACCGGGCGGGTCGGCATTCGCAACATCGACCCTGGCAACCTGGTGCGCACCAGCGATACCCAAGGGCTGTTCAGCGTCACCCAGATCGACCCGATCGCCGTGGAATTCGCCCTGCCCCAACAGATGCTGCCGACCCTGCAGAAGCTGCTGCAGGCCCCCACACCAGCCGTGGTCCAGGCCTACCTGGATGCCGATGGCCAGAGCAGCCTGCTCGGCGAAGGTCACCTGGCGCTGATCGACAACCAGGTCTCCGCCACCACTGGCACCGTGCGGGTCAAGGCCGAGTTCGACAACAAGGACGGCCAGCTGTGGCCGGGCCAACTGGTGACCATCAAGCTGCGCACCGCCTTTGAGCAAAACGCCTTGGTGGTGCCACCGCCGGTGGTGCAACGCGGTATCGACGGACACTTCGTCTATCGACTGGAGGGCGACAAGGTGACCAGCGTGCCAGTCAAGGTGCTCTACCAGGACAGCACGCTGAACATCGTTGCCGGGGTCAAGCCCGGGGACCGGTTGGTGCTCGATGGCCAGTCGCGGCTCAAGCCCGGCGCCCGCGTGGAGGTCACCCCTCAGGTGCCGCCCGCCCCGGAAATGGCCGACCGCCGGAGCCAGCCATGACCTCGCGCAACAGTGTGTCGGCCTGGTGTATCGATCACCCGGTGGCAACCCTGCTGCTGACCTTCGCCCTCATTCTGCTCGGCGCCATCGCCTTCCCACGCCTGCCGGTGGCGCCGCTGCCGGAGGCGGACTTCCCGACCATCCAGGTCACCGCCCAGTTGCCCGGCGCCAGTCCCGAGACCATGGCCTCGTCGGTGGCGACGCCTCTCGAAGTGCAGTTCAGCGCCATCCCCGGCATGACCCAGATGACCAGCAGCAGCGCCCTGGGCTCGACGACCCTGATCCTGCAGTTCTCCCTCGACAAGAACATCGACACCGCCGCCCAGGAAGTTCAGGCGGCGATCAATACCG
Protein-coding regions in this window:
- a CDS encoding chemotaxis protein; the encoded protein is MATQNARADSLSLLLFTLRSGKLMAINLLKVSEIIPCPPLTRLPESHPHVKGVATLRGNPLSVIDLSRAIGEQPLADPSGGCLIVTEISRSRQGLHVQAVSRIVHCLSTDIKPPPYGSGNRSFITGVTRVDNTLVQVLDIEKVIHAIAPPEPEPHPGELSEEDASLLAAANILVVDDSQVALQQSIHTLRNLGIECHTARSAKDAINLLLELQGTDREINIIVSDIEMSEMDGYAFTRTLRESPDFQHLYVLLHTSLDSTMSGEKAKLAGANAILTKFSSPELTDCLVVAARAVVFAEH
- a CDS encoding YkgJ family cysteine cluster protein: MSDSIRFACTGCGKCCTGHHVPLTLDETRQWAANGGQVVVLIEGFVCDGPGMPAEQRDHVLRRAYPVDCGTARLHVSVTFAAFNPGRCRNLDDNDLCTIYETRPLVCRIYPAEINPHLPLRSENKDCPPQAWQQGPTLIHGQSLVDPQLRALIEASRQADRDDIAAKVAICQALGMTTSALKGNGFTAYLPAMEAFATALEQVPADNQAPWTLHIEAPILAQESAALGLLTTAEPPLYYAFIGF
- a CDS encoding efflux RND transporter periplasmic adaptor subunit; the encoded protein is MRHPSRSLVFAALSILALATLGGWLSQRQAPPGARAQVAIPVRVVSVVQQDVPRYASALGSVLSLHSVEVRPQVEGVLTQVLVKEGQWVKEGDLLATLDDRAISASLDQARAQLGQSQAQLQVAGVDLKRYRLLSTDDGVSKQTLDQQQALVNQLQATVKGNQAAIANAQVQLSYTQIRSPVTGRVGIRNIDPGNLVRTSDTQGLFSVTQIDPIAVEFALPQQMLPTLQKLLQAPTPAVVQAYLDADGQSSLLGEGHLALIDNQVSATTGTVRVKAEFDNKDGQLWPGQLVTIKLRTAFEQNALVVPPPVVQRGIDGHFVYRLEGDKVTSVPVKVLYQDSTLNIVAGVKPGDRLVLDGQSRLKPGARVEVTPQVPPAPEMADRRSQP